A single genomic interval of Cucumis sativus cultivar 9930 chromosome 7, Cucumber_9930_V3, whole genome shotgun sequence harbors:
- the LOC101215865 gene encoding uncharacterized protein LOC101215865, producing the protein MEDRQGKRSSKTSIIKGLNASIRPMNIQMDNHLVIGGTRHYHQETNCKSPTIVDCYNIMNHYASSTSGSNSFGSRGAGLSLSPLSAIENLETPPIRSPQIYGTPMKVDEEVIVMDGILISSIHGEAKTVRSPLDSGSGGGGKNQYRSDICRYWEDSGTCRFGNKCQFAHGKEDLRPGRLPVRTKTKFSETYGSKFRNNHSLTGIAATTTTQSNSNLVDTITKTELSKRGLTPTSSTLKGHTNNNPTLISTISIINWSPEDDGIKIAVPGTESTKREDVNQHIHEVLYGSTTERTKKRLPVFVQICSEELQEE; encoded by the exons ATGGAAGATCGTCAAGGAAAGAGGAGCTCCAAAACGTCCATTATCAAAGGCCTAAATGCTTCAATTCGGCCGATGAACATTCAAATGGACAATCACTTGGTAATCGGGGGAACCAGACACTATCACCAGGAAACAAACTGTAAAAGTCCGACAATTGTTGATTGTTACAATATTATGAATCACTATGCTAGCAGCACTTCTGGAAGCAATAGCTTTGGTTCTCGGGGAGCAGGGTTGTCATTATCACCACTTTCGGCAATTGAGAATTTGGAAACACCACCTATAAGGTCTCCACAAATTTATGGAACTCCCATGAAGGTCGATGAAGAAGTGATAGTAATGGATGGGATTTTGATCAGTTCAATTCATGGGGAAGCAAAGACAGTGAGGTCTCCTTTAGATTCTGGAAGTGGTGGAGGGGGGAAAAATCAGTACAGATCGGACATTTGCCGCTACTGGGAGGATTCTGGTACCTGCCGCTTTGGCAACAAATGCCAG TTTGCACATGGAAAGGAGGACCTTCGGCCAGGTCGTTTACCAGTTAGAACCAAGACTAAG TTCAGCGAAACGTATGGTTCCAAGTTCCGCAACAATCATTCACTAACAGGAATAGCTGCGACAACCACAAcgcaatcaaactcaaacttaGTAGATACAATCACCAAAACTGAACTAAGCAAAAGAGGTCTTACTCCAACATCCTCGACATTAAAAGGGCACACGAACAATAACCCTACACTTATTTCGACCATTTCCATCATCAATTGGTCGCCTGAAGATGATGGCATCAAAATTGCTGTCCCCGGAACAGAGTcgacaaaaagagaagatgtAAACCAACACATCCATGAGGTTCTTTATGGTTCCACCACTGAGAGGACCAAAAAGAGACTGCCAGTTTTCGTTCAAATTTGCTCCGAAGAACTACAAGAAGAATAA